In the Populus trichocarpa isolate Nisqually-1 chromosome 1, P.trichocarpa_v4.1, whole genome shotgun sequence genome, one interval contains:
- the LOC112324789 gene encoding berberine bridge enzyme-like 8, with amino-acid sequence MLRSNMFALLLVFLLSISWEATSDLAHENFLQCLLNHSQLTYPISTAIYTPKNESYSYVLQSYIRNLRFNMSTTPKPLLILTALRESHVQAAISCAREHNLQMKIRSGGHDYEGVSSVSDVPFFVLDMFNFRSIDVDVASETAWIQVGATLGEVYYRISEKSKAHGFPASVEPTVGVGGHFGGGGYGNMMRKYGLSVDNIIDAKMVDVNGRLLVRKSMGEDLFWAITGGGGSSFGVVLAYKINIVRVPEVVTVFLVRRNVDQNATDIVEQWQQVAYNIDDDLFIRLTMNVVNSTTRISEKTVRTTFRALFLGDSERLLSIMNASFPKLGLLRSDCTEMSWLESVLFWTDPPLGTPTDLLRRTPPSLVHFKRKSDYVQKPIPRDGLEGIWKKMIELQVPQLTFNPYGGKMWEIPATERPFPHRAGNLWKVQYATDWNESGQEKANYYIDLTRQLYSYMTPFVSKNPRQAFLNYRDLDLGINHNGKESYLEGRVYGIKYFQENFNRLVKIKTKVDPGNFFRNEQSIPTFP; translated from the coding sequence ATGTTAAGGTCTAACATGTTCGCATTGCTTTTAGTGTTTCTCCTATCCATCTCATGGGAGGCGACTTCAGATTTAGCTCATGAAAATTTTCTCCAATGTCTTTTAAACCATTCCCAACTCACTTACCCAATCTCCACAGCAATTTACACTCCGAAAAACGAGTCATACTCATATGTCTTGCAATCTTACATTCGAAATCTTCGGTTCAACATGTCCACAACCCCGAAACCACTTCTTATTCTCACTGCATTGCGTGAATCTCATGTGCAAGCTGCCATCAGTTGTGCTCGTGAACATAACTTGCAAATGAAAATTCGAAGTGGGGGTCATGACTATGAAGGTGTTTCTTCTGTGTCAGATGTCCCATTCTTTGTCCTCGACATGTTCAACTTTCGATCAATTGATGTTGATGTAGCCAGTGAGACTGCTTGGATTCAAGTCGGAGCAACCCTAGGCGAAGTTTACTATAGAATTTCTGAGAAAAGCAAAGCACATGGTTTTCCAGCTAGTGTTGAACCTACAGTTGGTGTTGGTGGTCACTTCGGTGGTGGTGGATATGGCAACATGATGAGAAAATATGGCCTTTCCGTCGACAACATCATTGATGCGAAAATGGTTGATGTTAATGGAAGACTTCTTGTTAGAAAATCTATGGGAGAAGATTTATTCTGGGCTATAACAGGTGGAGGAGGATCAAGCTTTGGAGTTGTTCTGGCATATAAAATTAACATCGTTCGTGTTCCTGAAGTTGTCACTGTTTTTCTGGTTCGAAGAAATGTCGACCAAAATGCAACAGATATTGTTGAACAGTGGCAACAAGTTGCATACAATATTGACGATGACCTTTTCATTAGACTTACCATGAACGTCGTAAACAGTACTACTCGAATCAGTGAAAAGACGGTGAGGACTACATTCCGAGCATTGTTTCTTGGAGACTCTGAAAGACTCCTTTCTATCATGAATGCAAGCTTCCCTAAACTGGGTTTGCTTCGGTCAGACTGCACCGAAATGAGTTGGCTTGAATCAGTCCTTTTCTGGACAGATCCCCCTCTTGGGACACCAACTGATTTGCTAAGGAGAACACCACCATCACTGGTTCACTTTAAAAGGAAATCAGATTATGTACAAAAGCCAATCCCAAGGGATGGTTTGGAGGGAATTTGGAAGAAAATGATTGAGCTACAAGTGCCGCAGCTTACTTTCAATCCTTATGGAGGAAAAATGTGGGAGATTCCAGCAACTGAAAGACCTTTTCCACATAGAGCTGGGAACTTATGGAAGGTTCAGTATGCAACAGATTGGAATGAAAGCGGTCAAGAAAAAGCAAATTATTACATAGATTTGACAAGGCAACTCTATAGTTACATGACTCCCTTCGTGTCCAAGAATCCTAGGCAAGCATTCCTTAACTATAGAGACCTCGACTTGGGTATCAATCACAACGGCAAGGAAAGCTACTTGGAAGGAAGAGTTTATGGAATCAAGTATTTTCAGGAGAATTTCAACAGGTTGGTTAAAATCAAGACTAAGGTTGATCCAGGTAATTTCTTTAGGAATGAACAAAGTATCCCTACTTTTCCATAG
- the LOC7480399 gene encoding berberine bridge enzyme-like 8 has translation MLRSKMFALLSVFLLSISWEATSDLDHENFLHCLLNHSQPSYPISTAIYTPNNESYSSVLQSYIRNLRFNMSTTPKPLLILTALHESHVQAAISYAREHNLQMKIRSGGHDYEGVSYVSDVPFFVLDMFNLRSIDVDVASETAWIQVGATLGEVYYRVSEKSQAHGFPASVEPTVGVGGHFGGGGYGNMMRKYGLSVDNIIDAKMVDVKGRLLDRKSMGEDLFWAITGGGGSSFGVVLAYKINIVRVPEVVTVFLVRRNVDQNATDIVEQWQQVAYNIDDDLFIRLTMNVVNSTTRISEKTVRTTFRALFLGDSERLLSFTNASFPKLGLLRSDCTEMSWLESVLFWTDPPLGTPTDLLRRTPPSLVHFKRKSDYVQKPIPRDGLEGIWKKMIELQVPQLTFNPYGGKMWEIPATERPFPHRAGNLWKVQYATDWNKGGQGKANYYIDLTRQLYSYMTPFVSKNPRQAFLNYRDLDLGINHNGKESYLEGRVYGIKYFQENFNRLVKIKTKVDPGNFFRNEQSIPTFPYRKK, from the exons ATGTTAAGGTCTAAAATGTTCGCATTGCTTTCAGTGTTTCTCCTATCCATCTCATGGGAGGCGACTTCAGATTTAGATCATGAAAATTTTCTCCATTGTCTTTTAAACCATTCCCAACCCTCTTACCCAATCTCCACAGCAATTTACACTCCGAACAATGAGTCATACTCATCTGTCTTGCAATCTTATATTCGAAATCTTCGGTTCAACATGTCCACAACCCCGAAACCACTTCTTATTCTCACTGCATTGCATGAATCTCATGTGCAAGCTGCCATCAGTTATGCTCGTGAACATAACTTGCAAATGAAAATTCGAAGTGGGGGTCATGACTATGAAGGTGTTTCTTATGTGTCAGATGTCCCATTCTTTGTCCTCGACATGTTCAACCTTCGATCAATTGATGTTGATGTAGCTAGTGAGACTGCTTGGATTCAAGTCGGAGCAACCCTAGGCGAAGTTTACTATAGAGTTTCTGAGAAAAGCCAAGCACATGGTTTTCCAGCTAGTGTTGAACCTACAGTTGGTGTTGGTGGTCACTTCGGTGGTGGTGGATATGGCAACATGATGAGAAAATATGGCCTTTCCGTCGACAACATCATTGATGCGAAAATGGTTGATGTTAAAGGAAGACTTCTTGATAGAAAATCAATGGGAGAAGATTTATT CTGGGCTATAACAGGTGGAGGAGGATCAAGCTTTGGAGTTGTTCTGGCATATAAAATTAACATCGTTCGTGTTCCTGAAGTTGTCACTGTTTTTCTGGTTCGAAGAAATGTCGATCAAAATGCAACAGATATTGTTGAACAGTGGCAACAAGTTGCATATAATATTGACGATGACCTTTTCATTAGACTTACCATGAACGTCGTAAACAGTACTACTCGAATCAGTGAAAAGACGGTGAGGACTACATTCCGAGCATTGTTTCTTGGAGACTCTGAAAGACTCCTTTCTTTCACGAATGCAAGCTTCCCTAAACTGGGTTTGCTTCGGTCAGACTGCACCGAAATGAGTTGGCTTGAATCAGTCCTTTTCTGGACAGATCCCCCTCTTGGGACACCAACTGATTTGCTAAGGAGAACACCACCATCACTGGTTCACTTTAAAAGGAAATCAGATTATGTACAAAAGCCAATCCCAAGGGATGGTTTGGAGGGAATTTGGAAGAAAATGATTGAGCTACAAGTGCCGCAGCTTACTTTCAATCCTTATGGAGGAAAAATGTGGGAGATTCCAGCAACTGAAAGACCTTTTCCACATAGAGCTGGGAACTTATGGAAGGTTCAGTATGCAACAGATTGGAATAAAGGCGGTCAAGGAAAAGCAAATTATTACATAGATTTGACAAGGCAACTCTATAGTTACATGACTCCCTTCGTGTCCAAGAATCCTAGGCAAGCATTCCTTAACTATAGAGACCTCGACTTGGGTATCAATCACAACGGCAAGGAAAGCTACTTGGAAGGAAGAGTTTATGGAATCAAGTATTTTCAGGAGAATTTCAACAGGTTGGTTAAAATCAAGACTAAGGTTGATCCAGGTAATTTCTTTAGGAATGAACAAAGTATCCCTACTTTTCCATATAGGAAGAagtag
- the LOC18096030 gene encoding berberine bridge enzyme-like 8, whose amino-acid sequence MDVVNSTTIGEKTVRTTFRALFLGDSERLLSITNASFPKLGLLRSDCIEMSWLESVLFWTDFPLGTPTDALLSRTPQSLVHLKRKSDYVQKPIPRDGLEGIWKKMIELQVPKLTFNPYGGKMWEIPATQRPFPHRAGNLWQIQYATNWNEGGQEEANYYIDLTRQLYSYMTPFVSKNPRQAFLNYRDLDLGINHNGKESYLEGRVYGIKYFQENFNRLVKIKTKVDPGNFFRNEQSIPTFPYRKK is encoded by the coding sequence ATGGACGTCGTAAACAGTACTACTATCGGTGAAAAGACGGTGAGGACTACATTCCGAGCATTGTTTCTCGGAGACTCTGAAAGACTCCTTTCTATCACGAATGCAAGTTTCCCTAAACTGGGTTTGCTTCGGTCAGACTGCATCGAAATGAGTTGGCTTGAATCAGTCCTTTTCTGGACAGATTTCCCTCTTGGGACACCAACTGATGCTTTGCTAAGTAGAACACCACAATCACTGGTTCACTTGAAAAGGAAATCAGATTATGTACAAAAGCCAATCCCAAGGGATGGTTTGGAGGGGATTTGGAAGAAAATGATTGAGCTCCAAGTGCCGAAGCTTACTTTCAATCCTTATGGAGGAAAAATGTGGGAGATTCCAGCAACTCAAAGACCTTTTCCACATAGAGCTGGGAACTTATGGCAGATTCAGTATGCAACAAATTGGAATGAAGGTGGTCAAGAAGAAGCAAATTATTACATAGATTTGACAAGGCAACTCTATAGTTACATGACTCCCTTCGTGTCCAAGAATCCTAGGCAAGCATTCCTTAACTATAGAGACCTCGACTTGGGTATCAATCACAACGGCAAGGAAAGCTACTTGGAAGGAAGAGTTTATGGAATCAAGTATTTTCAGGAGAATTTCAACAGGTTGGTTAAAATCAAGACTAAGGTTGATCCAGGTAATTTCTTTAGGAATGAACAAAGTATCCCTACTTTTCCATATAGGAAAAagtag